In a genomic window of Kwoniella newhampshirensis strain CBS 13917 chromosome 8, whole genome shotgun sequence:
- a CDS encoding urease accessory protein UreG: MTSQPVCQFSDRLTSALTAAQAQAGTTTTTNTTNTNNAPHLSDSTPASSSVSIVSAPTSAPHTHTHDGGATFHDHGHGHDHAGGIWTPDEHGHTHEHLEHAGKFSERDMPDYSGRDWNERAFTIGIGGPVGSGKTALLLALCRAFRDHYNIAAVTNDIFTREDQEFLIRNEALPANRIRAIETGGCPHAAIREDISANLGALEELQAQFETELLFVESGGDNLAANYSRELADYIIYVIDVSGGDKIPRKGGPGISQSDLLIVNKIDLAPYVGASLDVMRRDAAKMREGGPTLFTSVRNNDGVTEVMEAIISAWRASGAAGKDGKGKTKA; this comes from the exons ATGACATCTCAACCCGTCTGTCAATTCTCTGATCGATTGACATCAGCGCTCACAGCCGCACAAGCGCAAGCcggcaccaccaccaccaccaacaccACCAACACCAATAACGCACCTCATCTATCCGATTCCACAccagcttcatcatccgtGTCAATAGTGTCTGCTCCGACTTCGGCACCTCACACCCATACTCATGATGGAGGAGCGACGTTCCATGATCACGGACACGGGCATGATCATGCGGGGGGGATCTGGACCCCGGACGAACATGGTCATACCCACGAACACCTAGAACATGCGG GTAAATTCTCGGAGAGGGATATGCCAGATTATTCAGGAAGAGATTGGAATGAGAGAGCTTTCACGATTGGCAtaggagg ACCGGTGGGGTCTGGAAAGACGGCTCTGCTTCTTGCTCTATGTAGAGCCTTCAGAGACCATTACAACATCG CCGCCGTCACAAACGATATCTTCACTcgagaggatcaggagTTCCTCATCCGCAACGAAGCGTTGCCAGCGAACAGGATCAGAGCAATTGAGACGGGTGGATGTCCCCACGCAGCTATCCGAGAGGACATCTCAGCGAACTTGGGCGCATTGGAGGAACTGCAGGCGCAATTCGAGACTGAACTGCTGTTCGTGGAGAGCGGAGGAGACAACCtggcag CCAACTACTCGCGAGAGCTTGCTGACTACATCATCTACGTCATCGATGTCAGTGGTGGTGACAAGATCCCACGAAAGGGTGGACCTGGTATCTCTCAATCCGACCTTCTCATCGtgaacaag ATCGACCTCGCACCTTATGTCGGTGCGTCACTCGACGTTATGCGTCGTGATGCTGCCAAGATGCGTGAGGGTGGTCCTACGCTTTTCACTTCGGTGCGAAACAACGACGGTGTGACCGAAGTGATGGAAGCAATTATCAGTGCTTGGCGCGCTAGTGGTGCCGCGGGTAAAGACGGCAAGGGGAAGACCAAGGCGTAA